The Neodiprion lecontei isolate iyNeoLeco1 chromosome 6, iyNeoLeco1.1, whole genome shotgun sequence sequence CTCGATCGTTAGCACGGCTGCATTCTTTGCCCCCATTTCTGTATGCACGGACCgctttgtattattattattattatcattatcgttatcattattatcataatgaatataattatcataAATATCTAAACCGCATCGGCAGTTATAGGCGACGTTTAAATCGTAACCGAGATTCGTGTTCGAATTGCATTCAATAGCGAGTAGTAGAATATATCAACAGGATACAGCTCGATATTATACTTTGTAAATTGCTGAATGATTGTTGTATAGAAATGCACGGAGGGTGGGGGGaggaggggcggggagggattttcagaaaacgaataaataattgcAAGTGATGTATCATTTTAATTGTATTCGTAGAAGATGTTTTATACCTAATTCGTTCATCGAGAAATAAAAACTGACCTCGAGATAGAAATAATTCTGACACTCGTCCTTGTCTTTTATATCCCTCTTGCAGAATATTATATCACGACTTGAAACGGCTTCGCAAATTGGGGCGAATCAATATACGAGAAAATGAGCTTTTCTCGACATTGCgttgtataaaattaatttcgtttACTTCGAGATTAAGTTTAtcaaaattgacaaatttcgCAGCTAACagggtaaaaattaatttccatGTTACACTTGAAACATTTATGTTACCTTGATTTTAAATATACGCTGCGTCAATCaaacttttataaataataacggtTTATATATACTTACATGCTATTGCGATTCGAAGGGGAAATAATGTTTTATCTGTTCCAGGAGAAAGGGGCTATTTACTCTAGGCTAGGATGTCACATCACAGCGACGACAACATGCTGATAGCAACGTCGGACTCGTTTTGGGAACCGGGGAACTATAAGCGTACGACAAAGCGTATAGAGGATGGTCATAAGTTGTGCGACAGTTTGATAGCTTTGGTACAAGAGCGGGCCGAGATTGAGAAGAATTACGCGAAGGCGCTCAAGAGCTGGtcaaaaaattggaatgacaaaattgaaaaggGTCCCGAATATGGAACGACGGAAGCAGCGTGGAAAGGCGTTCTCGTCGAGTCGGACAGATTGTGCGATTTGCATTTACGGGTCAAAGACAACTTGTGCAACGACATTATACAGCAGGTGAAAACGTGGCAGAAAGACACCTATCACAAGGTGAGAAAATTCGTCACTTACGGCAGAGATgggtgaattttaatttatcggaattattatacatgcagCTGTGGCAGCGCGCCGTTTTATCAAAGTTtgataaattcatattttcatgcaAAAGCGAAGACTGATTGATTTTATCGCATGCCAATAACGATAGTAAACAACAGCAGAGATCGCGTAGAACGAACGGAaccgttttttaaaaaatcgttttaaatttcttcttgaaaaagaatagtaaataaaaaaaattaaaaacatctTTCAGTCAATGATTACGTTGAGGGAACGAAAAGAGATGGAAGATTCGTTTAAAAAGGCTCAAAAACCGTGGGCAAAGTTACTACAAAAAGTCGAAAAAGCCAAGGCCGAGTATCACAACAGTTGTAAAACGGAAAGAACGGCGGCCAACATGGAACGAAACGCTTCCGCAGACAGTTCGCTCTCACCTGATCAGGTAtgaagaaatgatttttatacGTAGCATAATTTAAAAGGCGCGTACGATGATATAATCATTCTGATCTACCGATGACTAAGTCATCATGCATTCCATCTTTGATTGAAACAACGTTAATCCGGTCAGATTGATTCCTCGATTGAACTTGAGGATAATTCCTCGTGATAAGTCCATTCGTCAATTTGTGTGAATTGCTGTACGAAAGGAATTTTTCTCAAGAGCTCAAAATCGTGACGATGAAATATTGAGATAACttgtatgtgtacacacatacgtatacatgacTATCGAATCGTAATGATCGACGAGCTTGGATATGCCGATGATAAGATTAGGAATTACACCGACGTCTCACTAATTCCTAACACATCTATACTTCACAGTTTTATATACGTACAGATTTGTTAAtaacagtttgaaaaattcattcccaTCGTTCATCGATCGGGTTGCGCTATTTTCCGTCTTATTTAACGCTAAGCCTTCAACGAAAAACTAATATTATCCAATGTACATAAAATAAGGTGCGTCGACTAGCAGTTGTTTTAgtcttaattattttcagattgcCCGAGGCTCGGAAAACGTACGTGAATCGTGTTGTTGTGTATCATACAACGTGTTTAATTTACGAATAAGAATGCATGTCAAGTGttgttctcaatttttcttctcctgtTGTGCACTTGACGTGCGATAATTGATTCCCTCATACCCCACGTCACGTGTGctccatttttcaattctatcatataaatatgtatatacatgtacatatatatacatatatacaaatacataGGCCTTGTCGCTGTAGAATAAATccgtaataattatttacgtTGATTTAGTAGTGTAAACAGTTTTATACGTTGCCTGTTTCGTCGTAGCGATatgttgaaaaaacttttcgataAATTTAACCAAAGATAATTTATCTACCGTGAGATGCGTTAtttgtatcttttttttttctatactttaAAAGATAATTTACCGATTCGAGGAAATGGgttcagaattttttgaaattagaCCTAACTCCACTTGTTTATTTATGATCGAACATTTTTAGCGTCAGATTTAGTTGAAAACTGCGCGCGTTACACACTCCGAAGTCTATAACGACGAAACTTTTTAGATGGCACAATGCGGATGTGGTGCATGGGGCCTCAGAATGCGAAAGTGCCTTAGGAATTCTAAGATAGGCGACGTTGCGTTTGTATGTATGCATAGGTATTGTCGCATGCTGCATGcgttttaatatatatatattttatcctttttttttcgcctcgCAGAGAGCTCTGTTGGTAAGcagcaatatatatatatatataattatgttcCTTATTCGGGATTATTAcagtatattatacacgttaCCTGTAGTGATGGAtggattttatttatatttgcTTTCCGCTTATTTTACATTACTTATTTACATTTATTGGTCAAGGAGCATCTTATTATTACAATATGCAAAAATATATCCTGTGCATTCGTAGAATTGTATTTGtttggtagaaaattttgaatttattcttATACTTGTTGTGTTCTTATTATGAGAttagaaagaggaagaaaaaagaaggtaGAACATTAGTTACTGCCCATGCACcattggtataaaaaataatttgcaacTGTTGTATACGTGTAAATAAACGATGCAATTTCACTGATATTAAACAATATATAACGTTACGAGCGTGTGGATAtgtagaaaaaacaaatctatTGACTTGCCACTGATTTGAAAGTTTCGTTTCATCTAACAAGTGAAAATGTAACGTTATAATGTACTgggtaaatgaaaaaaaaaaaaattcctccaCCGTGTTTTCGCCGATATATAATTCGCCTTCTGTCTGTgctaggtgaaaaaaatgcaagATCGTGTACAAAAAACAAAGGAGGAGGTACAgaaatcgaaagaaaaatacgaggcgTCTCTTCTTGAAATAAATCAGTACAATCCTAAATACATGGAAGACATGACGcaagtttttgaaaagtgTCAAGAAATGGAGGCCCAGCGACTGCAGTTCTTCAAGGATGTTCTTTTTGGAATACACAAATGCCTTAACATATCACAGGATCCGGTGTaatgataatttaattttctaatctccggttattcaaatgaatacAGCTTTTCCAACGTCTCGAGGTTTCAGTTTACTGCTCGTTCATGagccaaatttcaaatttcaggcTCCCTCAAATATACGAAGAATTCTATCACACAATCAACAATGCTGCGCACGAAAAAGACTTGAAATGGTGGTCGAATAATCACGGGGTCAACATGGCTATGAATTGGCCACAATTTGAGGTACGTCGTTTTTTACACCACAGCGATAACGCCATTCGCAAAATTATCTTTTTCGCTCGCATGTTTATGTAATATCTGCTCACACGTGTTTTGCTGAAACATTTGAGTTTTCCCACTATATACCTTAGTTAATATCCATGttatgtactttttttttttttttttaatcgaattcgatttttctcgttgacttatgaaattgaatacatatatatatatatatatatatataaagtgCCTGTACAATTTAACGGTGTGTAAAATTTGTCACAATTTAATCATTccggtttttattttattttattttttttttattttaatttatttgtcaATACGTTGCACCAAAGTTGAATGTAATTTACTTATTCCGTGTCAAgttattttcttaattatttcTAACAGACCATATAGTTGCATCGAGCTACTTATTACGATAGTCTAGAGTGACTGAAAACTTGGAATGCATGCATGTGATTGTGTGGGTGTTGCTATTATGCAGGATTATACGGAGGAGTTCCGTGACATCACCAAAGGGTCTAAATCGAAGGAGGCATTACCTGCTGGATCCATCACTCTCATCAATCAGCGCCCTGTTGGTGAAGATCTGCAtgtaaatttgtttatttatttatttatttatttattcatttattcattcgtttattctATTCGCAcgatacatatatgtatatgtgatTTCCctgatccatttttttttcttcttacgcCTTACCAAAAACACGTCATCACAtggtatcatttttattttttagttcAGGTACAGCATGACTGTATTAACGATACTTTCCAGTTAATTGATATTGCATCGTGTACGATAATGTAAAGGACtgaaacattaaaaaataagGTCACTGAAGTAACCGCAAGCTTGTCCCAGATTTGTCCAACTTTTTCGCAACTTatcaattgtttttattcGACTCGGTTTTTATTCACGCGGACAACTGCATCGTGCGCATGATCCCTTGATAAGTCTAATTTTTGTAACATAAATGCCGATAACATGTTTTCTCACGTATAAATTATCAAGGCTTTAAGTCGATAATATTTCAAAGATATATACTATCAGAATTCTATTTCTGCCGTAGTTCATTGTCAGCTCGAAAACACCGGAAATCCGGTGATTCGATAtataattctaaaaaaattctgtatctCAGAAAATGTATGCTTGTTATGAATTGTAACAAACTGTTATTTTtcttgcgttttttttttttttcttttttttccttcttttcctcTCAACCAGGAGTTCCCGCCTGTCAACCATAAAGCCAGAGCCAAACCTGCTGGACGAGTAATACCAACAGACGCACCGCTTCCAGATACCAAAATCGACACCATAAACTCGTCGAGCAAACAAACCTCGGAAAAGAACAACCATGAAACGAGCACAGTGAACAGGACTGCGACTATCACGTcagtgaataataataataataataataatttaaaaaaatgagtaaAGAAACACTTGCTTATGCATCTCattcagtgtttttttttcctacaattAGAGACTAACAAGACAAGTATTTATACCGAAgaaattcttcaaattgtGTAGAATCTAAATTTGTTCGCACATCGTTAGGATCTAGTTACAGTCTGTAGTCTATTAGATCGAGACTAAAAATAATCTTCTCTAACTGGATAAACATTCACgggaattattaatttacgtATAAAATGCTGTgtaactattttttattttatgcttgtttgtttgtttgtttttttttttttcttgtttttttttacaacttgtaGAAATGGAACCAGTGTAAAACAAGAATCTAATCCATTCGAAGAGGAAGAATGGGATGAAGATGGTGGTGAGCCTCTAGTCGACAACGGGGAACCTGGTGTCCCTGTCAGAGCGTTATACGATTACGAAGGTGCCGAAGCGGACGAATTGAGCTTCAAACAAGGTACGATGAATACGTTGAGATTGAACGAAAATGGGAGATTCACTCGTCGAGATGTTTTATTACCGTATATTCATCGTGTTCAAAGGTGACGTTTTTGA is a genomic window containing:
- the LOC107225936 gene encoding protein kinase C and casein kinase substrate in neurons protein 1 isoform X5 produces the protein MSHHSDDNMLIATSDSFWEPGNYKRTTKRIEDGHKLCDSLIALVQERAEIEKNYAKALKSWSKNWNDKIEKGPEYGTTEAAWKGVLVESDRLCDLHLRVKDNLCNDIIQQVKTWQKDTYHKSMITLRERKEMEDSFKKAQKPWAKLLQKVEKAKAEYHNSCKTERTAANMERNASADSSLSPDQIARGSENRALLVKKMQDRVQKTKEEVQKSKEKYEASLLEINQYNPKYMEDMTQVFEKCQEMEAQRLQFFKDVLFGIHKCLNISQDPVLPQIYEEFYHTINNAAHEKDLKWWSNNHGVNMAMNWPQFEEFPPVNHKARAKPAGRVIPTDAPLPDTKIDTINSSSKQTSEKNNHETSTVNRTATITNGTSVKQESNPFEEEEWDEDGGEPLVDNGEPGVPVRALYDYEGAEADELSFKQGDVFEKLEDEDEQGWCKGRKDGRVGLYPANYVDLVSQ
- the LOC107225936 gene encoding protein kinase C and casein kinase substrate in neurons protein 1 isoform X4 is translated as MSHHSDDNMLIATSDSFWEPGNYKRTTKRIEDGHKLCDSLIALVQERAEIEKNYAKALKSWSKNWNDKIEKGPEYGTTEAAWKGVLVESDRLCDLHLRVKDNLCNDIIQQVKTWQKDTYHKSMITLRERKEMEDSFKKAQKPWAKLLQKVEKAKAEYHNSCKTERTAANMERNASADSSLSPDQVKKMQDRVQKTKEEVQKSKEKYEASLLEINQYNPKYMEDMTQVFEKCQEMEAQRLQFFKDVLFGIHKCLNISQDPVLPQIYEEFYHTINNAAHEKDLKWWSNNHGVNMAMNWPQFEDYTEEFRDITKGSKSKEALPAGSITLINQRPVGEDLHEFPPVNHKARAKPAGRVIPTDAPLPDTKIDTINSSSKQTSEKNNHETSTVNRTATITNGTSVKQESNPFEEEEWDEDGGEPLVDNGEPGVPVRALYDYEGAEADELSFKQGDVFEKLEDEDEQGWCKGRKDGRVGLYPANYVDLVSQ
- the LOC107225936 gene encoding protein kinase C and casein kinase substrate in neurons protein 1 isoform X3, giving the protein MSHHSDDNMLIATSDSFWEPGNYKRTTKRIEDGHKLCDSLIALVQERAEIEKNYAKALKSWSKNWNDKIEKGPEYGTTEAAWKGVLVESDRLCDLHLRVKDNLCNDIIQQVKTWQKDTYHKSMITLRERKEMEDSFKKAQKPWAKLLQKVEKAKAEYHNSCKTERTAANMERNASADSSLSPDQRALLVKKMQDRVQKTKEEVQKSKEKYEASLLEINQYNPKYMEDMTQVFEKCQEMEAQRLQFFKDVLFGIHKCLNISQDPVLPQIYEEFYHTINNAAHEKDLKWWSNNHGVNMAMNWPQFEDYTEEFRDITKGSKSKEALPAGSITLINQRPVGEDLHEFPPVNHKARAKPAGRVIPTDAPLPDTKIDTINSSSKQTSEKNNHETSTVNRTATITNGTSVKQESNPFEEEEWDEDGGEPLVDNGEPGVPVRALYDYEGAEADELSFKQGDVFEKLEDEDEQGWCKGRKDGRVGLYPANYVDLVSQ
- the LOC107225936 gene encoding protein kinase C and casein kinase substrate in neurons protein 1 isoform X1, producing MSHHSDDNMLIATSDSFWEPGNYKRTTKRIEDGHKLCDSLIALVQERAEIEKNYAKALKSWSKNWNDKIEKGPEYGTTEAAWKGVLVESDRLCDLHLRVKDNLCNDIIQQVKTWQKDTYHKSMITLRERKEMEDSFKKAQKPWAKLLQKVEKAKAEYHNSCKTERTAANMERNASADSSLSPDQIARGSENRALLVKKMQDRVQKTKEEVQKSKEKYEASLLEINQYNPKYMEDMTQVFEKCQEMEAQRLQFFKDVLFGIHKCLNISQDPVLPQIYEEFYHTINNAAHEKDLKWWSNNHGVNMAMNWPQFEDYTEEFRDITKGSKSKEALPAGSITLINQRPVGEDLHEFPPVNHKARAKPAGRVIPTDAPLPDTKIDTINSSSKQTSEKNNHETSTVNRTATITNGTSVKQESNPFEEEEWDEDGGEPLVDNGEPGVPVRALYDYEGAEADELSFKQGDVFEKLEDEDEQGWCKGRKDGRVGLYPANYVDLVSQ
- the LOC107225936 gene encoding protein kinase C and casein kinase substrate in neurons protein 1 isoform X2 translates to MSHHSDDNMLIATSDSFWEPGNYKRTTKRIEDGHKLCDSLIALVQERAEIEKNYAKALKSWSKNWNDKIEKGPEYGTTEAAWKGVLVESDRLCDLHLRVKDNLCNDIIQQVKTWQKDTYHKSMITLRERKEMEDSFKKAQKPWAKLLQKVEKAKAEYHNSCKTERTAANMERNASADSSLSPDQIARGSENVKKMQDRVQKTKEEVQKSKEKYEASLLEINQYNPKYMEDMTQVFEKCQEMEAQRLQFFKDVLFGIHKCLNISQDPVLPQIYEEFYHTINNAAHEKDLKWWSNNHGVNMAMNWPQFEDYTEEFRDITKGSKSKEALPAGSITLINQRPVGEDLHEFPPVNHKARAKPAGRVIPTDAPLPDTKIDTINSSSKQTSEKNNHETSTVNRTATITNGTSVKQESNPFEEEEWDEDGGEPLVDNGEPGVPVRALYDYEGAEADELSFKQGDVFEKLEDEDEQGWCKGRKDGRVGLYPANYVDLVSQ